The genomic interval GCTGAGACACAGGCCAGCTCTGTGACCAACTACAATGATATGCCTCACATGAGTTATGACTTTCAGACCATCCTCGGCGAAATGGGACAGCCTAACGCCGTCAGTTGGAATGAGAGCCGACTGCTCCATGAATTCCTGAAGCAGTGGGGTGGGGAACTCAGTCAGATGGATGTCGATTCCCTCTCCGACCATTATGCACGCCGTGGTGCCTTCGAGTTCCGCAACGACTATGTGCGCATACTCAATGAAGGAGGTAAGGCCATCATCACACCTCGTGACTGGCACATCGCCGACGGCGTGACCATCCAGTGGGCAACAGCCGAGCCATACTGTAAGGCCGATGACACCTACTATTTTATTGCTATCGATGGTCAGAAACCACGTTTCTCCATCAATGGCAAGACATATAATGCCAAACCCGACAAACCTTTCACTGTTGCCGGTGTTACCTTCTGTGTGCTGTCGAAGGCCAGGGCCAACAGTTCCTACAAGATTAACGACAAACTCTATTTCTCGGATGGTCTGTTGTATCAAGACGGAAACCAAATCATAGAAGAAAAATGGCAGACGTTGCCCACACAAGTTGCTTGCACCAAGAAACAAGACAGTAAGGGCCTGCGCCACGTAGCGATGGGTAGCCAGAAGGTTGCCGCAGCCCCTGTTGATAAGGATTTTGAGAATGCTGCCGTTTGGGAAATCACGGACTTGAAATCGTTGCAATCCTCTTCCGACCTCTATCTCCAGATCAACTACTGTGGCGATGTTGCCCGCGTTTATGCTGATGGCCAGCTAGTTGAGGATAACTACTGGAACGGAAAGCCTATGCTCGTCCGCGTTAGCGACCTTATTGGCAAGCGTGTGGAACTGCGCATCCTGCCTCTTGGCAAGGACTTCCCCATCTATCTTCAGCGCGAGCAGCGTGCTCTGTTAGATGCAGCTCCAAATGGGCAGCTCATTTCACTTGACAGCATCAAAGTTATAGAACGCACCACACAAGTAATACAATAACAATACAAGCATGATTAGGGGTAGGACGCATTAGAATGTCAGGGGGTGACCCTTGACATATTGGAGGAGGTTAAGGGTCGTGCTGACCTCGTGTAAGCGCTTCGCGCAATGTAAGAATGCAAAAATTATAAAATGTAAAACGGCGTAGCCAATTATTACATTCTTTAATTGATACATTTTTAATTTGAAATAACCCCTGCAAGGCAGTGTGCTTTGCAGGGGTTATTGTGATATAAGAACTTTCTTTCGGATGAGGGATTCGTTTTCTGGGAACAGAATGATGTTTAAGGGACAACAATTTCGGCTTTCTTCCCACTTTTTAATGGCTTTTTGAGGAAATAGAGATAACTTTGTTGTCAAATTACGATTTATGACAGGAAGTGCGCTATTGATTACAGCTGTTTTTTTTGCCTTTCTGGTAGCTGGTGCTATCAGTATTTTGTTGACGTATAGACAGACCAACAGGGTGGTGCAGGAAAACAGTCAGCTGGCAGACGAGGTGGAAAGTCAGAAGAAAAAACAAGAGAAACTGCAGGAACAATATAGTTTGCAGGCAAAAACGCTTCACATGCTGAGAGAGGAGAGCGAGGAGCAGCAAAAGACGCTGACCGAACTGAAGGAACGGTTGATGGGCAATGACAAGGTGACAGAACTGAAAGAGAAGACAGAATCGCTGCGTGAGAACATCAACGACATCAAAACCATGACTGATGAGGAACTTTGGACATGGATGGACCTGCAGATGACTGAAAGCCATATCTTCACCGACCCTGACCTCAACCTGAAAGGCATGGCGCAGCGGTTAGGACTGACACAGAAGAAAATCAAGCAATTGCTGAAAGACTCCCAGCGTTACGATCGTCTCTACGACTATCTTACGGAGAAGCGCGTGCTCTATTCCTGTGAACTTATCAAGCAGAATCCGCAGTACTCGATGGAAGCCATCGGCAAAGAAGCCGGCTTCGTGTCGCGCTCTACGTTCCAGACGGAGTTCAAGAAGCGTATTGGTATTACCCCCGCCCAATACCGGCAAAACAGTTTCAACGACGTGGTACGGATTAAATAAGCATCTTGCGTATTGTCCAGGCCAGTGCTGTCTGCGTGACGATAGCCAGGGCATCGGTAAATATGTAGGGTATGAAGTCGATGAGCATGATGGGGAGGATAATCATCGTTACCATGAAAGCCACCATCAGTATGCCCACCCACTGCAGACGGCCGCGATAGAAGTAGCCGATGGAGATACCTAACGGCAGGTAGGCCAGCGGCTGTGCTACGGCCACTGCCAGGTTGATGATGGATTCGGGTAATATGTAGGTTAGGTCGCCAGCCACGTTGAGCACGATCAGCAGCCACCACATCCACGTATAGGGATGTCGCAGAGGCTTCATGCCACGCATCATCGCATAGTACAGGATGATGTCGCCCAGCAGGAAGACGATGGAGCGGGGAATCACCATGCCGTTCGTCTCTATCCAGTTGCTGATGTCATACGCGGTGCTGACGGCCTGGATTGCCATCATGACAAATCCCACCTCTATCAGCCAGCGGGGCATTCCGCTCTCCACCTTATTAATAATAAGTGACCTGCGAGGCTCTTTGCTGATTTTCTGATATTCCATTATTACATGCTTTGATTAAACTGGATGCAAAGGTACAAACATATTTCCTTTTTTTGCCATTTTAAGAAAAAATCACTAATACGCAGTCTGTGAAATCCAATTTTGGGAACACAATCCCCGCTTGGGGACAACGACTTTGTGTTAAACTGAGGAGTTTTGATGCAATTATAAAGAAAAAACCTAACTTTGGGGGCATAAACATTAACAAAACTTAATGAATATGATAAACAAATCGAAATGGGTGCTTGCCGCCGTCCTGCTTTGCAGTCACTTGATGATGAGTTGTTCCAGCGACGACAATCCATCGGCACCCGATGGTGAGACCTACCAGATAGACCAGAAGGTGACGGAACGCCGCGAGTGTCACGCATTGAAAACGATTGCGAATGATGTGCTGAACTTGAAGTTCCGTCAAATCGTGTTCGAATATACCAGTGTCGGTCCCGACATGAAGACACCTGTGCGACTGACAGGCGTCATTTCAATGAATCCCGCCGTATATAATAAAGATGTGGCTCCACGTGGTCTGATGCTCTACAATGAGTTTACATGTGCCAAGCATGGTGAGCGTACTTCTCAGAACGAGATTGACGACATCGGTCTATACATGAACAAATACCAGAATCTCATTATGGTTTCTGCCGACCTCTATGGTTGGACACTCACGGAGGACAAGCCACAGGCCTACTGCTGTCCGGAGATTACCAGCGTTGAGACCATCGATGCTTGGGATGCCGCCATGCAGATTCTGAAAGACGAGGGCTATGCCATTAGCGGTCTTCCCACCTTCAATGTGGGCTATAGCAGTGGCGGTTTCTCGGCACTCGCCGTTCAGCGCTACTGCGACGAGAAACGTCCTGATATCCATTGGAACCTGACCTCGGGAGGTGCTGCTCCCTTCGACTTGCATAGCGTTTATATCAGCAACATTACCAGCCCCACCTCTGGTTATGCTTGTTCTTTCCCACTCGTGGTGGTGGCTTACAAGGAGACTTACCACATGGACTTTGACTACAAGGACGTGTTTGTAGAGCCTCTTGCCAGCAACATCCAGAATTGGATACTCTCCAAGGACTACGGCACCTGGGACATCAATAAGCTCATTGCCGGTGGTGATGAAGCAAAGGCCAAGGACTGCCCTGTCAACCTCATTCTGACGCCCGATGCGCTCAATCCTCAGTCGACCGTCGGCAAGAAACTGGCCCAGAAGCTCCGCGAGAACTCCCTTTGCGGCGAGGGACAGACCTGGCAGCCCAGCACGAAGACCAAGTACTATATTATGCACTCTGCTGGCGACAAATACATGGATTGGCATGTGGGCGAGGAGATGGCCAACTACCTGAAGGGCCACGGCTGCAACGTCGAAACCGAGTTTGGCGACTGGGGCAACCACGTGGACTACGGCCTCTTCCAGCACATCGGCAAGACCATTCTTCTGATGGAGGACTGTATGCCCGACAAAGATGCGGTCAGGGACCAGGCTATAAAGGACGCCATCGATAAGGCTAAAGAATACATCAAGGATAAGGTTTATGATATGACGGGTATCCCCCTATAATCTGCCAATAATAATAAAAATAAAACTATATGATTATGAATCCAAGAAAAGTACTTCTTTTATCCATGGCGTTTACAGCTATGGGCACGTGGGCACAGAGTGCTCTTGGTAACTTGGCTGAGGTAGACCTCAGCCAGGTGGAGATTATATCTGTCAAGGAGGTTGTATTCGGCTGCCGCGACAGTATTGTGGTGGACTCTGTTACAGGGCAAGCCGATACCATATACATTGACGAGGGCATCAAGTCAATAACCCCCGTAGAGGATGAAATAGGTCCTGCACTTTCGCGTCGCCGTGCTCCTGGTACTGACGACTATAACCAGTATGGAGGACTAAATTCTGAAGGTTTTCAAGATATGATTTCTGGTGCCGCTCTCGTTTCCTACAAATATCCGTCAATAGATGCTGACGGCAACAAGGTCATCCTATCATCGATGATGGCTTTGCCCCGAAATTTTATTAATTTAAGAAAGCCCAGCAACCTGCTTATAGCCTGTCACGAGACCATCACGAGCAACTTTGAGGCTCCGACTAACTATAACCACGAAGGCGGTAGTTTCCAGACGGGTGTCGGCATGATGCTCATGTACGCTCGCTATGATGCTATCCGCCAGCCGTGCTGTCTGGTCATTATGCCCGACTACGAGGGCTATGGCATCACTGCCGACCGTGCCCACCCCTACCTTTATCAGGAACTGACCGCACGCCAAGTCGTTGATGCCGTGCGCTATGGTCTGGCACTTTATAATAGTAATAATTTACCGCCTTTCGAAAACGACTGGCAGAGTGTGTCACTGGGCTATTCACAGGGTGGCAGCGTGGCACTTGCTGTTCATAAGTTCATCGAAGAGAACGGCCTTGCCGATCAGTTGCACTATGCAGGCTCCGTCTGTGGTGACGGTCCCTACGATCCTGTGGCCCACCTGCGTTATTATATTACGGACAATGGTGAGAACTATAATTCTGCAGATCCCACATCGACTGCCCACGATGCAGGCACGGTGACTATGCCTATCGTGATGCCGCTCATTCTGAAAGGCATGTGCGACAGCAATCCGCTGATGCGCCAGCACACGGTAGATGAATACCTGTCTCAGAAATTCCTTTCTACGGGGTCGCTGGATATGATTGCAGCCAAAAAGAATCCTAATAGAGATGACCAGTTCAGCACCGAAGACGTCACCAAACGCTATCAGTGGCAAATGAAGTATGGTTTGAATAATAGGGTTCATCTTGACGACCCTTATCATACCGGGACTGGCTCGTTTAGAGTTTACTATGATCCCACTGAGGTATGTAAGATGTTCTACAAGTCGACAAAGCCCTTCCTCTTGTTTGGTGATTACACAGTATTTGGTAAACTCGAGGAGATGCTGACCCCTGCTTGTTACGCATACTTCACAACCGAATCGAATTTTGAGGTCGACGGCAAGCGCGTAATACCTACTGAGCGTGGATTTATGCAGGATCTACACCGTGCCTTAGAGAGCAACAACCTCACTGTGGGCTGGACACCCAAGCATCGCATTGCTTTCTACCACTCATCTTACGACACGGTGGTGCCTTTTGTCAACCTGTGCTCGTTTGTCAAGAACCATCCCGAACTGAAGTATTACATTAAGAGCCCTTCTGCACGCTTAAGTGCTGCCAACGCCCATCCAACAAACTCGCAGGTATTTGATGAGACAAAGGCAGATGTCTATATCAACGACACCAATAGTACTAAGGACCATATAGATGCTGGTAAGAACTTCTTCTTGACGGGTAATTTATTTGGCACCTCGCCTGACTACGAGTTGTACAAGTGGGTGCTTAATAAGCAGTAATATAGATATAAGCGCAAATAAAGAAAACAGTTATGATTAAAAAATATATATCCCTAATCATGGTCGCTCTGCTGCCGTCACTGGCATTTGCAGAGAAAGTGCTGGGAACGTTGACACTGGCAACTCCAGACACAAAGGCTATCTGTATCTATGACACCGAAGCCAAGACTGCCACTTTGGGCAATGGCTATACCTCCTGTATCAATCACTACGAGGATGGTGAACTCGTCATTCCTGGTTCGGTGACCTATCAGGGCGAGTCCTATAAAGTTGTTATCGGACAGTTTGCTTTCCGTCTGTGCAACAAACTGACAAGAGTAACCATCGGAGAAGGTGTTGAGCACATTGGCGACTATGCCTTTGTAGGTTGCTCCTCAGTGACAGAGATCAGGCTGCCAGCCACGTTGCAAACCATCGGAGCCGGCGCCTTCTGTAACCTCACCAGTCTGACGACTATGCGTTGCATGGGAACCACCGCCCCCACATGGCAGTGGAACGATGTCTTCTCTGTGCTTGGCACCAAGGAGAGCATGCGAGAGAAATCCTTAGTGCGCAACCTCTTCGTTCCTGCAGGTTATTTGAACAACTATAAAAATAGTAAGTTTGACGGCACTTCTTCAGGCACACAGACTCGTGCCAACGAGAAAGTGGGTTGGGAGGAAGCTTTCGCCCGTATCTACGAGCTCAGCAACGAGCCCTTGGCTATCACCTCGAAAGCAGAGTTTATTGCTTTCCGTGATGCTGTGAACAACGGTACGATTAACGCTACCAGTTTTAAGTTGATGGCAGACATTGACCTGAGTGGTGAAAAATGGACTCCTATAGGATTGTATGGACATGCTTTCGATGGCATTTTTGATGGTGGAGGCCACATCATCAAAAATCTTAATGTTAATCATCCTTCAACTAATTATCAGGGATTGTTTGGCTATGCCACTAACGCTACCATCTACAATATGCATCTGCTGAATCCCAAGGTAGTTGGTCATGACTATGTAGGCTCTGTAGTAGGATATGCATATAATAGCAGCCATATTACCGACGTGCTGGTGACCAGCAATTTCCCTTCCGGGGGTGATTATACCGTTAATGCAAACAGTGGCAGTGGTGGCGGCATTGTAGGCTATGCCCAGGATGCCACCATAGAGCGCTGCATGTTCCAAGGACGGGTGACTTGTTCTGGTTGGACTGGCGGCATTGTCGGCAATGTCTATAACAATGTGACTATCTCCGATTGCTCGGCTTCTAACTTTCTCCATAGCTTCAATTCTGACGTTATTGGTGGTATCGTTGGTGGCGCTGGCGCTGTCAATGTCAATCGCTGTTTTGCGAGAAGCAGCTATCTCTGGGGAAGCGTGGCCACCGATAATCTGGGTAAAATAGTCGGAAAAACCAACAAGTCTATAGAAAGTACCATTACGAACTGCGCTTATTGGATAGCTAATGTAGATAGATCTGTATTAGGACATCAAGAAGGTGGTGGTACATTAAGCGCATCTGGCAATGAGGGGTATAATGCAGAGTCAGACATGAACCAGGCTAAGACCCAGACCGTTCTGGGTACAGACAACTGGTACTACTTCACTGAAAACTACGTAGATTATCCTGTGCCTGCCACGCTGAAGGACATGTATATTAACAACTGCGTAGACGTAGTTTCTGGCGATTTCGTTTATCGTCCGGCTGGTGATGCAAGTTACGAAATCGTGAAATATACGGGCAGTGACGCATCGGTTACCATTCCCAATACCTTCAATGAGAAACCTGTTACAGGCATCGCTTCAGAAGTCTTCATGGATAACCAGACGATGACTTCAGTAACTATTGGCAGTAACATCACGTCTATTGGTGACAGAGCTTTCTACAATTGTGACACTTTGACTAGCGTAAGTTTGCCCAATGCTGTGACTTATGTTGGTGAGGAAGCCTTCGTGGGATGCGATGAACTCACCGATTTCCATATCGGTACAGGTTTCGCGGATCATAAGGGCAACTTCCTGGCCCACTGTCCTAAACTGACTACGATTACCGTGGCAGACGGGAATGCCAATGGCTACATCAGTGTGGACAACGTGCTGATACACAATACAAATTACGGCAGTTATATTGTGGTTTGTGCTTCAGGCAAGACGGGCGACTATACAATACCTGCTGAAAGCCTCACAGAAAACTGCGTTTGGATTATGAACAACTGTTTCAGTTCTTGCAATGGACTGACCAGCATCACGTTCCCATCGGAAAAGTGGTTCAAACTGGACGCTGCCA from Prevotella sp. E13-27 carries:
- a CDS encoding helix-turn-helix domain-containing protein, with amino-acid sequence MLTYRQTNRVVQENSQLADEVESQKKKQEKLQEQYSLQAKTLHMLREESEEQQKTLTELKERLMGNDKVTELKEKTESLRENINDIKTMTDEELWTWMDLQMTESHIFTDPDLNLKGMAQRLGLTQKKIKQLLKDSQRYDRLYDYLTEKRVLYSCELIKQNPQYSMEAIGKEAGFVSRSTFQTEFKKRIGITPAQYRQNSFNDVVRIK
- a CDS encoding leucine-rich repeat domain-containing protein, which gives rise to MIKKYISLIMVALLPSLAFAEKVLGTLTLATPDTKAICIYDTEAKTATLGNGYTSCINHYEDGELVIPGSVTYQGESYKVVIGQFAFRLCNKLTRVTIGEGVEHIGDYAFVGCSSVTEIRLPATLQTIGAGAFCNLTSLTTMRCMGTTAPTWQWNDVFSVLGTKESMREKSLVRNLFVPAGYLNNYKNSKFDGTSSGTQTRANEKVGWEEAFARIYELSNEPLAITSKAEFIAFRDAVNNGTINATSFKLMADIDLSGEKWTPIGLYGHAFDGIFDGGGHIIKNLNVNHPSTNYQGLFGYATNATIYNMHLLNPKVVGHDYVGSVVGYAYNSSHITDVLVTSNFPSGGDYTVNANSGSGGGIVGYAQDATIERCMFQGRVTCSGWTGGIVGNVYNNVTISDCSASNFLHSFNSDVIGGIVGGAGAVNVNRCFARSSYLWGSVATDNLGKIVGKTNKSIESTITNCAYWIANVDRSVLGHQEGGGTLSASGNEGYNAESDMNQAKTQTVLGTDNWYYFTENYVDYPVPATLKDMYINNCVDVVSGDFVYRPAGDASYEIVKYTGSDASVTIPNTFNEKPVTGIASEVFMDNQTMTSVTIGSNITSIGDRAFYNCDTLTSVSLPNAVTYVGEEAFVGCDELTDFHIGTGFADHKGNFLAHCPKLTTITVADGNANGYISVDNVLIHNTNYGSYIVVCASGKTGDYTIPAESLTENCVWIMNNCFSSCNGLTSITFPSEKWFKLDAAIFDEAYNLRYVDITAIKGFINNDKYIINVTVDRSDPDNPFYGMSDYTMIYLPTGNTANTGEFNVVIGSTADRLSLTENWNFNPRVTPLTVSHGVNFNRSLEANLVEKVTDTDEDIVIDSLTVKKQEGTFEYVATGYTSYLPYTLTLTNENAKVYYPTSSEVVTGVTTITFTEVVNKEMAAFTPYYIVVSGENDVDLSTDENITIVSDTNGSWTVGGYELKGTTTTIPNSTLYDADKPTYILQSDGKWHKVPENQPKAYIGPFRAYFQATTNSGARALNMVIDDGEVTDIQQIRTIDADGTEHYYDMNGRLLSGKPQKGTYIHNGKKYINK